A genomic window from Gossypium hirsutum isolate 1008001.06 chromosome D10, Gossypium_hirsutum_v2.1, whole genome shotgun sequence includes:
- the LOC107914160 gene encoding putative nuclease HARBI1, giving the protein MPHFKDCIGAIDGTHIAAILPPNEQIPYIGRKGIPTQNVMAVCDFNMCFTFVMARWEGSADDTRIFLDAIRDPKYKFLHPPNGKYYLVDSGNPQMKGYLGPYRGQRYHLPDFRRGRLISGKEIFNHSHSSLRSVIEQTFGVLKNRWAILRDMPSYSFEKQTMIVVATMTIHNFI; this is encoded by the exons ATGCcgcattttaag GATTGCATAGGTGCAATTGATGGTACTCACATTGCGGCTATTCTTCCACCAAATGAACAAATTCCCTATATTGGAAGAAAAGGTATCCCGACTCAAAATGTTATGGCagtatgtgattttaatatgtgtttcacATTTGTCATGGCTAGATGGGAAGGATCGGCAGATGACACTAGAATATTTCTTGATGCAATTCGAGATCCAAAATACAAATTTCTGCACCCACCAAAtg gaaaatattatcttgttgattctggaaatcctcaaatgaaaggttatcttggaccatatagaggtcaacgatatcatttacctgactTTCGTAGAGGTAGATTGATATCTGGTAAAGAgatattcaatcattcacattcatcattacGTAGTGTAATTGAACAAacttttggtgttttgaaaaacagATGGGCCATTTTAAGAGATATGCcaagttatagttttgaaaagcaaACGATGATCGTTGTTGCTACAATGACGATAcacaattttatttga